A stretch of Acidimicrobiales bacterium DNA encodes these proteins:
- a CDS encoding ABC transporter substrate-binding protein: protein MRQRSWLRWLAVLCIVVVVGAACSDDDSESSDGTNVGDDGGGDDSSGDDGTSDGTSDDGTSDDGTGDDGGEPVSGSCDATVPDTQINYGTFAPSSVLDPTRASGALVGGTELAAVYDVLFIFDHETGDYVPHLAESLEPNDDYTEWTLTLRDDITYSDGTPLDAQMVSDHMDRFFDEGVRNTSAGFLTPIVEKTVVDATTLVMTLDAPWVEFPFVFADEPGMVVNLNAIGDDIDAFGAMPSDAAGVGPYVVERNAPGEELVFVARDDYWGGPVCVERLRFVFNPGTTYESFQAGDLNVAFLRSPAEISLARANGEEEFFAKQDGGSVLIINQREDRPGNDPRVREAIILAIDTAVVSDRAYAGDLTEGKSLIIEGSRFYSDAIVEAETDAARASELLAEAMADGYDGTLEVLCSTTPPAPDTALAVEALLEGAGFDVTVETIGQGDQIGAVVQGNYDTACWGFNAGPATATTTFGRNLRSDSASNRMGYASAEMDAALDAILGAESGQAQLDAFAEMNRIFVEDHVAAGLGSIDEGIVFAPEVDGIVPTVATIFLFHDAVIAG from the coding sequence ATGAGGCAACGGAGCTGGCTCCGATGGCTGGCCGTGCTCTGCATCGTGGTCGTAGTGGGCGCAGCCTGCTCCGACGACGACAGCGAGAGCTCGGACGGCACCAACGTGGGAGACGACGGGGGAGGTGACGACAGCAGCGGTGACGACGGAACCTCGGACGGCACCAGCGACGACGGCACGAGCGACGACGGCACCGGCGACGACGGCGGCGAGCCCGTCTCGGGGTCGTGTGACGCCACCGTCCCCGACACGCAGATCAACTACGGCACGTTCGCGCCGAGCAGCGTTCTCGATCCGACCCGCGCCAGTGGCGCCCTGGTCGGTGGTACCGAACTCGCTGCGGTCTACGACGTGCTGTTCATCTTCGACCACGAGACCGGCGACTATGTGCCGCACCTCGCCGAGTCGCTCGAGCCGAACGACGACTACACCGAGTGGACGTTGACGCTGCGCGACGACATCACCTACAGCGACGGCACGCCGCTCGACGCGCAGATGGTGTCCGACCACATGGATCGGTTCTTCGACGAGGGCGTTCGCAACACCTCGGCCGGCTTCCTCACACCGATCGTCGAGAAGACGGTCGTCGACGCCACGACGCTCGTCATGACGCTGGATGCCCCGTGGGTGGAGTTCCCGTTCGTCTTCGCCGACGAGCCCGGCATGGTGGTCAACCTGAACGCGATCGGCGACGACATCGACGCCTTCGGTGCCATGCCCTCTGATGCCGCGGGCGTGGGCCCGTACGTGGTGGAGCGCAACGCGCCGGGTGAAGAACTCGTGTTCGTCGCCCGCGACGACTACTGGGGTGGCCCGGTCTGCGTCGAGCGACTCCGCTTCGTGTTCAACCCGGGCACGACCTACGAGTCGTTCCAGGCCGGCGACCTCAACGTGGCCTTCCTGCGCAGCCCGGCGGAGATCTCGCTCGCCCGCGCCAACGGTGAAGAGGAGTTCTTCGCCAAGCAGGACGGCGGCTCCGTGCTGATCATCAACCAGCGTGAGGACCGACCTGGCAACGATCCGCGGGTGCGCGAGGCGATCATCCTCGCGATCGACACCGCAGTCGTGAGCGATCGGGCCTACGCCGGTGACCTCACCGAGGGCAAGTCGCTCATCATCGAGGGATCGCGCTTCTATTCGGACGCGATCGTCGAAGCCGAGACCGACGCGGCGCGAGCCAGCGAACTGCTCGCCGAGGCGATGGCCGACGGCTACGACGGCACCCTCGAGGTGTTGTGCTCGACCACGCCGCCGGCGCCGGACACCGCGCTCGCGGTCGAAGCGCTCCTCGAGGGAGCAGGCTTCGACGTGACCGTGGAGACGATCGGTCAGGGTGACCAGATCGGTGCCGTCGTGCAGGGCAACTACGACACCGCTTGCTGGGGCTTCAACGCCGGTCCGGCCACCGCGACGACGACGTTCGGGCGCAACCTGCGTTCGGACAGCGCGTCGAACCGGATGGGCTACGCCAGCGCCGAGATGGACGCCGCCCTGGACGCGATCCTGGGCGCCGAGAGCGGTCAGGCCCAGCTGGACGCGTTCGCGGAGATGAACCGCATCTTCGTGGAGGACCACGTTGCGGCCGGACTCGGCTCGATCGACGAGGGCATCGTCTTCGCGCCGGAGGTGGACGGCATCGTCCCCACCGTCGCAACGATCTTCCTCTTCCACGACGCCGTCATCGCCGGCTAG
- a CDS encoding SRPBCC family protein yields MSEQTFECEKVDLTFFESAPTIHRASVEIDATPDDVFEAFLDADAWTEWAMPITRVEWTSDFPLEAGSTRTVYMKGNLVGDEEFLAYEHGSRMAFRFNSATKDSLNAFAEDYRVTDLGGGRSRVEWTMAMDSGDDGSSLRGKVMNPVMGFMVKRMLKKFGRLVETRRSAS; encoded by the coding sequence GTGAGCGAGCAGACATTTGAGTGCGAGAAGGTCGACCTGACGTTCTTCGAATCGGCGCCGACGATCCACCGGGCCAGCGTCGAGATCGACGCCACGCCGGACGACGTGTTCGAGGCGTTCCTCGACGCCGACGCGTGGACCGAGTGGGCCATGCCGATCACCCGCGTCGAGTGGACGTCCGACTTCCCCCTCGAGGCAGGGTCGACGCGAACGGTGTACATGAAGGGCAACCTCGTGGGCGACGAGGAGTTCCTCGCCTACGAGCACGGCTCCCGGATGGCGTTCCGGTTCAACTCGGCGACGAAGGACAGCCTGAACGCGTTCGCCGAGGACTACCGGGTCACCGACCTCGGCGGCGGCCGAAGCCGCGTCGAGTGGACGATGGCCATGGACAGCGGCGATGACGGGTCGTCGCTACGCGGCAAGGTGATGAACCCGGTCATGGGCTTCATGGTGAAGCGGATGCTGAAGAAGTTCGGCCGCCTCGTCGAGACGCGCCGATCGGCGTCCTAG
- a CDS encoding ATP-binding cassette domain-containing protein — MAGTGTSHLRPADDALLRVEDLVVEFPVSGGRTVHAVSGISFDLLEGETLGLVGESGCGKSSSGRAILQLRPPTSGSVRLEGVELTDLDHRELRRMRTRLQMVFQDPISSLNPRRRVRDIVAEGLDIWGRPDDADQRIDDTLRAVGLDPDVVGDRRPHEFSGGQCQRISIARALIMDPQVLVCDEPVSALDVSVQAQILNVLHDMRGQFGLTMIFIAHDLSVVNHIADRVMVMYLGKVCEVAAPADLFRNPHHPYTQLLISSIPKPDPRVGRSDPLPPGEMPSPTDPPAGCRFRTRCPRATDRCADEEPVLVEISTGRHVACHHPLP; from the coding sequence ATGGCCGGCACCGGAACGAGCCATCTCCGTCCGGCGGACGACGCCCTCCTGCGGGTCGAGGACCTCGTGGTCGAGTTCCCCGTGTCGGGCGGTCGCACGGTGCACGCCGTCTCCGGGATCAGCTTCGACCTCCTGGAGGGCGAGACCCTCGGGCTGGTCGGAGAGTCCGGCTGCGGGAAGTCGTCGAGCGGGCGCGCCATCCTTCAGCTCCGTCCCCCGACATCCGGGTCGGTCCGGCTCGAGGGCGTCGAGCTCACCGACCTCGACCATCGTGAGCTGCGGCGGATGCGCACCCGCCTCCAGATGGTCTTCCAGGATCCGATCTCCTCGCTCAATCCTCGCCGCCGGGTGCGCGACATCGTCGCGGAGGGTCTCGACATCTGGGGTCGCCCCGACGACGCGGACCAGCGGATCGACGACACCCTCCGTGCCGTCGGCCTCGATCCGGACGTCGTCGGCGACCGTCGTCCCCACGAGTTCTCCGGAGGCCAGTGCCAGCGGATCTCGATCGCTCGGGCGCTGATCATGGATCCCCAGGTGCTCGTGTGCGACGAGCCCGTGTCCGCCCTCGACGTGTCGGTCCAGGCGCAGATCCTCAACGTGCTCCACGACATGCGGGGTCAGTTCGGCCTCACCATGATCTTCATCGCCCACGACCTGTCGGTGGTGAACCACATCGCCGACCGCGTCATGGTGATGTATCTCGGGAAAGTCTGCGAGGTGGCGGCCCCTGCGGACCTCTTCCGTAACCCGCATCATCCCTACACACAGCTGCTGATCTCCTCGATCCCGAAGCCCGATCCCCGGGTGGGACGCAGTGATCCGCTTCCCCCGGGCGAGATGCCCTCGCCGACGGACCCTCCCGCCGGTTGCCGCTTCCGCACACGCTGTCCCCGGGCCACCGACCGTTGCGCCGACGAGGAACCCGTGCTCGTCGAGATCTCGACGGGCCGCCATGTCGCGTGCCACCACCCGCTGCCATGA
- a CDS encoding RDD family protein has translation MTFLARLRSSLVARRLAARLIDVFTVFFCTFALAVTVLVPVTAPLTDLLDRGPWGRALGPAVLIAVVGIVYEAVFTAARGQTPAKDLLCIKVVARSTPDTPTPLRAVLRAAVLWSWVLLVHPALIALFAVGLAFRGGHDRLFDTEVIPYDADAVEGPIVAAPPTRVIEARYGARSWWRSLTGTVGR, from the coding sequence ATGACGTTCTTGGCCCGCCTCCGCTCGTCGCTCGTCGCCCGTCGCCTCGCCGCTCGGCTGATCGACGTGTTCACGGTCTTCTTCTGCACGTTCGCGCTCGCCGTCACCGTCCTCGTGCCGGTGACGGCCCCGCTCACCGATCTCCTCGATCGGGGACCCTGGGGAAGGGCGCTCGGTCCGGCGGTGCTCATCGCCGTCGTCGGCATCGTCTACGAGGCGGTGTTCACCGCAGCTCGGGGGCAGACGCCGGCCAAGGACCTGCTGTGCATCAAGGTCGTGGCCCGGTCGACGCCCGACACGCCGACGCCACTGCGGGCGGTTCTGCGGGCCGCCGTGCTGTGGAGCTGGGTCCTGCTCGTGCACCCCGCCCTGATCGCCCTGTTCGCGGTCGGGCTGGCATTTCGCGGGGGGCACGACCGCCTCTTCGACACCGAGGTGATCCCCTACGACGCCGATGCCGTCGAGGGTCCGATCGTCGCTGCGCCCCCGACCCGTGTGATCGAGGCCCGCTACGGCGCCCGTTCGTGGTGGCGCTCTCTGACCGGGACCGTCGGCCGATGA
- a CDS encoding fumarate hydratase, whose product MTEFAYSDLLPVGPDTTEYRLLTTEGVSTVEIDGATLLKVEPEALQRLTAEAMRDISHYLRTEHLTQLASILEDPEASPNDRFVATELLRNANIAAAGVLPMCQDTGTAIVMGKKGDQVLTLADDAEWISKGIFDTYTETNLRYSQLAPLSMFEEKNTGNNLPAQIELFTKPGQSYDFLFMAKGGGSANKSFLFQKTKALLNESSLVDFLDESLRAIGTSACPPYHLALVVGGTSAEFNLKTAKLASAHYLDALPTAGDAATGHGFRDLEWEQKILEQTREFGIGAQFGGKYFCHDVRVIRLPRHGASNPVGIAVSCSADRQARAKITAEGVFLEQLETDPARFLPEESEDDLSSEVIEVDLDQPMDAIRNQLRQYPVKTRLSLTGTLVVGRDIAHAKIKERLDAGEPMPQYLRDHAIYYAGPAKTPEGYASGSFGPTTAGRMDSYVEQFQAAGGSMVMLAKGNRSRQVTESCAAHGGFYLGSIGGPAARLAKDSIRNVEVLEFPELGMEAVWKIEVEDFPAFIVVDDKGNDFYAEVTTPVKLR is encoded by the coding sequence ATGACCGAGTTCGCCTACTCCGATCTGCTGCCCGTCGGGCCCGACACCACCGAGTACCGCCTCCTCACCACCGAGGGCGTGTCCACCGTCGAGATCGACGGCGCAACGCTGTTGAAGGTCGAGCCGGAGGCCCTCCAGCGGCTCACGGCCGAAGCGATGCGGGACATCTCGCATTATCTGCGGACCGAGCATCTCACCCAGCTCGCCTCGATCCTCGAGGACCCGGAGGCGAGTCCGAACGACCGGTTCGTGGCGACCGAACTGCTTCGCAACGCGAACATCGCGGCCGCCGGCGTGCTCCCGATGTGCCAGGACACCGGCACCGCGATCGTCATGGGCAAGAAGGGCGACCAGGTCCTCACCCTCGCCGACGACGCCGAGTGGATCTCGAAGGGCATCTTCGACACCTACACCGAGACCAACCTGCGCTACTCGCAGCTGGCGCCGCTCTCGATGTTCGAGGAGAAGAACACGGGCAACAACCTGCCGGCTCAGATCGAGCTGTTCACGAAGCCGGGGCAGTCCTACGACTTCCTGTTCATGGCGAAGGGCGGCGGCTCGGCCAACAAGTCGTTCCTGTTCCAGAAGACGAAGGCCCTTCTCAACGAATCCTCGCTCGTCGACTTCCTCGACGAGTCCCTTCGGGCGATCGGCACGTCGGCGTGTCCGCCGTACCACCTCGCCCTCGTCGTGGGCGGCACGTCCGCCGAGTTCAACCTCAAGACGGCGAAGCTCGCGTCCGCCCACTATCTCGACGCCCTGCCCACCGCCGGCGATGCCGCGACCGGACACGGCTTCCGGGATCTCGAGTGGGAACAGAAGATCCTCGAGCAGACCCGCGAGTTCGGCATCGGCGCCCAGTTCGGCGGCAAGTACTTCTGTCACGACGTCCGCGTGATCCGCCTCCCCCGTCACGGCGCCTCGAACCCGGTCGGCATCGCGGTGTCGTGCTCGGCGGACCGGCAGGCCCGGGCCAAGATCACCGCCGAGGGTGTGTTCCTCGAACAGCTCGAGACCGATCCCGCCCGCTTCCTTCCCGAGGAGTCCGAGGACGACCTCTCCAGCGAGGTCATCGAGGTGGACCTCGACCAGCCGATGGATGCGATCCGCAACCAGCTCAGGCAGTACCCAGTGAAGACCCGCCTCAGCCTCACCGGCACCCTCGTGGTCGGCCGCGACATCGCCCACGCGAAGATCAAGGAGCGTCTCGACGCCGGCGAGCCCATGCCCCAGTACCTGCGCGACCACGCGATCTACTACGCCGGCCCGGCGAAGACCCCGGAGGGCTACGCGTCCGGCTCGTTCGGCCCCACCACGGCGGGTCGGATGGACTCCTACGTCGAACAGTTCCAGGCGGCCGGCGGCTCCATGGTCATGCTCGCCAAGGGCAACCGGTCCCGCCAGGTCACCGAGTCGTGTGCCGCCCACGGCGGGTTCTATCTCGGCTCGATCGGCGGCCCGGCCGCCCGCCTCGCCAAGGACTCCATCCGCAACGTCGAGGTGCTCGAGTTCCCCGAGCTCGGCATGGAAGCGGTGTGGAAGATCGAGGTGGAGGACTTCCCCGCCTTCATCGTGGTCGACGACAAGGGCAACGACTTCTACGCCGAGGTGACCACCCCGGTGAAGCTCCGGTAG
- a CDS encoding ABC transporter permease encodes MTDTAVPVQPATKPSLVAGFLALVGGVALVVVALEVDTSMLARIVAGLAGGGLAYRGLDRLVARLVGRPVETDLWLAAVWVGLVVGAAIFADLLPLSEASDTSKTLTEPSRATPDLWSSHPFGTDTQALDVLGGVIYGARVSLQVSFFAVAIGTVVGGLIGISAGYFGGRLDSIIGVLTDSMLAFPPLILLLAVVTAVEPNVVSIGLALALLGVPTYTRLARANTISLVHREFVLAARTLGAGHGRIILRELVPNVIRPLLSYSFIIVAVLIVAEASLSFLGVGISRPTPTWGNMISAGQGEIRTSPHLVFIPSLVMFLTVFALNRIGDAARRRWDPRESAI; translated from the coding sequence ATGACTGACACCGCGGTTCCCGTCCAACCGGCGACGAAGCCGTCGCTCGTCGCTGGGTTCCTGGCGCTGGTGGGCGGCGTCGCCCTCGTCGTGGTCGCCCTCGAGGTCGACACGTCGATGCTCGCCCGCATCGTCGCCGGGCTCGCCGGTGGGGGACTGGCGTATCGGGGGCTGGATCGTCTCGTCGCGCGACTGGTCGGCCGGCCGGTGGAGACCGATCTCTGGCTGGCGGCGGTGTGGGTCGGCCTCGTCGTCGGGGCGGCGATCTTCGCCGATCTGCTTCCGCTGTCCGAGGCGAGTGACACGTCCAAGACCCTGACCGAGCCGAGCCGGGCCACGCCCGATCTCTGGTCGTCGCACCCGTTCGGCACGGACACCCAGGCCCTCGATGTCCTCGGCGGCGTGATCTACGGCGCCCGGGTGTCGCTGCAGGTGAGCTTCTTCGCGGTGGCGATCGGCACGGTGGTCGGCGGCCTGATCGGCATCTCGGCCGGCTACTTCGGCGGCCGCCTCGACTCGATCATCGGGGTCCTCACCGACTCGATGCTGGCGTTCCCGCCGTTGATCCTGCTGCTGGCCGTGGTGACGGCCGTCGAGCCCAACGTCGTCTCCATCGGCCTCGCCCTGGCCCTGCTGGGCGTGCCGACGTACACCCGACTGGCGCGGGCCAACACCATCTCACTCGTCCACCGGGAGTTCGTCCTCGCCGCGCGGACCCTCGGGGCCGGCCACGGGCGGATCATCCTGCGCGAGCTCGTGCCGAACGTGATCCGACCGCTGCTCTCGTATTCGTTCATCATCGTGGCGGTGCTGATCGTGGCGGAGGCCTCGCTCAGTTTCCTCGGTGTCGGCATCTCCCGACCCACGCCGACGTGGGGCAACATGATCAGCGCCGGCCAGGGCGAGATCCGCACCTCACCGCATCTCGTGTTCATCCCGTCGCTGGTGATGTTCCTCACGGTGTTCGCGCTGAACCGGATCGGCGATGCGGCCCGGCGTCGGTGGGATCCGCGCGAGAGCGCGATCTGA
- a CDS encoding ABC transporter permease: MMRVVGSRLLRLAPVLFLVSAATFLLVEFVPGDPAIRLLGPEATPEEIVRVRTELGLDRPLFERYVDWLGDALQGDFGQSLVQPAFSVNELLVQSLPITLQLAAMGIAIALFVSIPTALVAAYREGGAFDRTSNALTSALISVPSFVAALLLAFLFVFHPDVPRYSLLAVGLATGAWALWTARRARQLGPAHGVRWVGIGIAIVALTVFAVLKFPDFPRTGFSRLTADDGIAENLRTAFLPALAIALTEIAVFTRLLRSDLIATLQEDYILSARAKGMSAAEILRKEALRPSSFSLITLLGVSLGRAIGGTVIVETVFGIQGVGRLVVADGVTPGDYPIVQGGVLVIAVFYVLINLLVDLSYVFLDPRVRDD, encoded by the coding sequence ATGATGCGCGTCGTCGGATCCCGGTTGCTCCGGCTCGCGCCGGTGCTGTTCCTCGTGTCCGCGGCCACGTTCCTGCTCGTCGAGTTCGTGCCCGGGGATCCGGCCATCAGGCTCCTCGGCCCCGAGGCGACGCCAGAGGAGATCGTCAGGGTCCGTACCGAGTTGGGCCTCGACCGCCCCTTGTTCGAGCGCTACGTCGACTGGCTGGGTGACGCGCTCCAAGGTGACTTCGGCCAGTCTCTGGTCCAGCCGGCGTTCAGCGTCAACGAGTTGCTCGTGCAGAGCCTGCCGATCACGCTCCAGCTCGCGGCGATGGGGATCGCCATCGCGCTGTTCGTCTCGATCCCGACGGCGTTGGTGGCTGCCTACCGGGAAGGCGGCGCCTTCGACCGGACCAGCAATGCGTTGACGTCGGCGCTCATCTCGGTCCCGAGCTTCGTCGCCGCCCTGCTCCTCGCGTTCTTGTTCGTCTTTCATCCCGACGTGCCCCGCTACTCCCTGCTCGCCGTGGGGCTCGCGACGGGCGCGTGGGCGCTGTGGACGGCGCGTCGAGCCCGCCAGCTCGGTCCTGCTCATGGCGTGCGGTGGGTCGGCATCGGCATCGCGATCGTCGCGCTCACCGTGTTCGCCGTCCTGAAGTTCCCGGACTTCCCCCGCACCGGGTTCTCCCGTCTCACCGCAGACGACGGCATCGCCGAGAACCTCCGGACCGCCTTCCTCCCGGCACTCGCGATCGCCCTCACCGAGATCGCGGTCTTCACCCGGCTCCTGCGCAGCGACCTCATCGCCACGCTGCAGGAGGACTACATCCTCTCGGCCCGGGCCAAGGGCATGTCGGCGGCCGAGATCCTCCGCAAGGAGGCGTTGCGACCGTCGTCGTTCTCGCTCATCACCCTCCTCGGGGTGAGCCTGGGCCGCGCGATCGGCGGCACAGTAATCGTGGAGACGGTCTTCGGCATCCAGGGCGTCGGCCGGCTGGTGGTCGCCGACGGCGTCACCCCGGGCGACTACCCGATCGTGCAGGGTGGCGTGCTCGTGATCGCGGTTTTCTACGTATTGATCAACCTGCTCGTCGACCTGTCCTATGTCTTCCTCGATCCGAGGGTACGAGATGACTGA
- a CDS encoding ABC transporter ATP-binding protein: MNGEPPLLDVSSLSTSFSTPRGLLRAVDGVSFSIRDGETLGIVGESGSGKSVLVRSVMGLLGRSATVDPASRASFAGRDLLALDPISATRFWGREMAMVFQDPLTSLNPVRRIGHQIAEPLRRHLRLGRAETRRRSLELLDMVGIPDPQRRLDEYPHQLSGGMRQRVTIAIAISCQPRLLIADEPTTALDVTVQKQILDLLADVQAELGMAMILITHDLGVVASYADRVAVMYAGRMVEVADTIPVFDRTAHPYTEALLGSIPRMDGHQGGRLDAISGRPPDMTDPPPGCSFAPRCRLAQPDCLETEPTLVPLGGLDHFHACHHPVGTDEGERARVRNREAGRTAAGLELHEGSSL; encoded by the coding sequence GTGAACGGAGAACCGCCTCTCCTCGATGTCTCGTCGCTCTCGACGTCGTTTTCGACGCCGCGGGGGCTGTTGCGCGCCGTCGACGGGGTGTCGTTCTCGATCCGCGACGGGGAGACCCTCGGCATCGTGGGCGAATCGGGATCCGGAAAGTCCGTTCTGGTGCGCAGCGTGATGGGTCTGCTCGGACGCAGCGCGACGGTCGACCCCGCGTCACGGGCGTCCTTCGCGGGGCGGGATCTCCTCGCCCTCGATCCGATCAGTGCGACCCGCTTCTGGGGACGCGAGATGGCGATGGTGTTCCAGGACCCGCTCACATCGCTCAACCCCGTGCGCCGCATCGGTCACCAGATCGCCGAACCGCTGCGGCGACATCTCCGGCTCGGTCGAGCCGAGACGCGGCGGCGTTCGCTCGAACTGCTGGACATGGTGGGCATTCCCGACCCGCAGCGCCGCCTCGACGAGTACCCCCATCAGCTGTCCGGGGGCATGCGCCAACGGGTCACCATCGCCATCGCCATCTCGTGTCAGCCGCGGCTGCTCATCGCCGATGAGCCGACGACCGCCCTCGACGTCACGGTGCAGAAGCAGATCCTCGACCTGCTCGCGGACGTCCAGGCCGAACTCGGGATGGCGATGATCCTCATCACCCACGATCTCGGCGTCGTCGCGTCGTACGCCGATCGCGTGGCGGTGATGTATGCAGGGCGGATGGTCGAGGTGGCCGACACGATCCCGGTCTTCGACCGCACCGCCCACCCCTACACCGAAGCACTCCTCGGCTCGATCCCCCGCATGGACGGGCACCAGGGCGGCCGCCTGGATGCGATCTCGGGTCGACCGCCGGACATGACCGACCCGCCCCCCGGATGCTCGTTCGCCCCCCGGTGCCGCCTCGCCCAGCCGGACTGTCTGGAGACCGAACCGACCCTCGTCCCGCTGGGCGGCCTCGACCATTTTCATGCCTGCCACCACCCCGTCGGAACGGACGAGGGTGAACGGGCCCGCGTCCGCAATCGTGAGGCCGGGCGCACCGCCGCCGGCCTCGAACTCCACGAAGGATCGTCGCTCTGA